The proteins below are encoded in one region of Uloborus diversus isolate 005 unplaced genomic scaffold, Udiv.v.3.1 scaffold_527, whole genome shotgun sequence:
- the LOC129233560 gene encoding ankyrin-3-like yields MSRSGSTDKEDTMSKRLTEKSEEPTSRSSIIDAKDAHGCTALHLAAGCGLEGFKILLDSGADTSLQNQRGFTPLHFALYYRREDVASVLAHSNSEHDLQDKDGRSPLHWAALRGYAGIVRKLLDSGANTRVQDRCGETPLHSALYWENEEAATVLVNFDNKIDLQDVDGMSLLHCAVDDGYVGIVRNLLDASANVHLQDRDGYTPLHYAFARKRLDVAKVLLDYDSTVDFQDENGFSPLHCAVTHGHLEIVKQLLDASANTRLLSVAGQTPLHHALEFGNEDAARILANFDCVGNTQDKRKRTSLHWAAIKGYAGITETLLNSGVDTRLQDYNGQTPLHCALSKKKEDAARVLVNFDSNIDFQNLDGRTPLHLAASQGYVKVVTKLLDAGANTRLQDLFGNTPLHVALYSRQEAAAKVLVDTDGENDLPNRHGCTPLYYAAREGYAEIVKWQLFCGVRPHLKSKEQKYPLEVAPVRDKENIAKMILSAIALTDTTINWQDLDLKQHEVQSNEKFLAECQTELKQMM; encoded by the exons atgtcCCGtagtggg AGCACTGATAAAGAAGACACAATGTCAAAGCGTCTCACTGAAAAGTCCGAAGAACCGACCAG CCGGAGCAGTATAATTGATGCAAAAGACGCCCATGGATGCACAGCATTGCACTTGGCTGCTGGATGTGGGCTGGAAGGATTCAAAATCCTACTAGACTCAGGCGCAGATACCAGTCTTCAAAATCAACGTGGTTTCACACCTCTACATTTCGCTCTGTACTATAGGAGGGAAGACGTAGCGAGTGTTCTTGCTCACTCTAACAGCGAGCACGACCTGCAAGACAAAGATGGGAGGAGTCCCTTGCATTGGGCTGCATTGCGAGGATACGCTGGAATAGTCAGGAAGCTGCTGGACTCAGGCGCCAACACTCGTGTTCAAGATAGATGCGGCGAGACACCCCTGCATAGTGCACTGTATTGGGAGAACGAAGAGGCCGCAACAGTCCTCGTGAATTTTGACAATAAAATCGACCTCCAAGACGTTGATGGAATGAGTCTCCTACATTGTGCCGTAGATGATGGATATGTGGGAATAGTGAGGAACTTGCTGGATGCTAGTGCGAATGTCCATCTTCAAGATCGCGATGGGTACACTCCCCTTCACTACGCTTTCGCTCGGAAAAGGCTGGATGTAGCGAAAGTTCTCCTGGATTACGACAGCACAGTAGATTTTCAAGACGAAAATGGGTTTAGTCCTTTACATTGCGCCGTAACTCATGGACATCTGGAAATCGTAAAGCAGTTGCTGGACGCCAGCGCTAATACTCGTCTCCTAAGTGTAGCTGGTCAAACTCCATTACACCACGCTCTGGAATTCGGGAATGAGGATGCTGCTAGAATCCTTGCCAATTTCGACTGTGTAGGCAACACTCAGGATAAACGTAAGAGGACATCATTACATTGGGCTGCAATAAAAGGATATGCAGGAATTACGGAGACGCTGCTGAACTCAGGTGTCGACACACGTCTTCAAGATTATAATGGCCAAACTCCACTGCATTGCGCTCTGTCTAAGAAAAAAGAAGATGCAGCAAGAGTCCTCGTGAATTTCGACAGTAACATCGACTTTCAGAACCTAGATGGTCGAACTCCATTACATCTTGCTGCATCTCAAGGATATGTAAAAGTTGTGACAAAGCTGCTCGACGCAGGTGCAAATACACGTCTGCAAGATCTGTTTGGCAATACGCCATTGCATGTTGCTCTGTATTCGCGACAGGAAGCTGCAGCAAAAGTGCTTGTGGATACGGATGGTGAAAATGATCTCCCAAATAGACATGGATGCACTCCCTTGTATTATGCTGCTAGGGAAGGATACGCTGAGATAGTGAAGTGGCAATTGTTCTGCGGCGTGCGTCCGCATTTGAAAAGTAAGGAACAAAAGTATCCGTTGGAAGTTGCTCCGGTTAGAGATAAGGAGAATATCGCGAAGATGATTCTTTCCGCAATCGCCTTGACGGATACTACGATCAATTGGCAGGATCTGGATCTCAAGCAGCATGAAGTGCAGTCCAATGAGAAGTTTCTGGCTGAATGTCAGACTGAGCTAAAGCAAATGATGTGA